A region from the Aegilops tauschii subsp. strangulata cultivar AL8/78 chromosome 5, Aet v6.0, whole genome shotgun sequence genome encodes:
- the LOC109758244 gene encoding uncharacterized protein, producing MATAAKDAASAAENKGTAAGLQMKLLVDRRSRRVLYAEARKDAVDFLIGLLRVPAGLAARVIAKHAAGAGDGAGDVHPDEAHTAPGSLGTLYAGAKALGDEFFVAAAPDRDAILCPAIPSAALALLLAGEPAAAAAATPPPAAPAPPKRYFRCAGPYGTSCRGNPTCVTDVAGLPCPVCRQPMTVEMRWSPGDAQGKLAQAAAQEAAASAGAGGYVKEVVSYLVMDDLTVEPMSTISAIMLLKKFKVADCSALEELTVDLGHKEAVLLLKAALESKTALTDVFCGGVSIDRLE from the coding sequence ATGGCGACGGCGGCCAAGGATGCGGCGTCTGCGGCGGAGAATAAGGGGACGGCGGCGGGGCTGCAGATGAAGCTGCTGGTGGACAGGCGGTCGCGCCGGGTGCTGTACGCGGAGGCGCGCAAGGACGCCGTCGACTTCCTCATCGGCCTCCTCCGCGTGCCCGCCGGCCTCGCCGCGCGCGTCATCGCCAAGCACGCCGCTGGCGCTGGAGATGGCGCCGGTGACGTTCACCCCGACGAGGCGCACACCGCGCCGGGCTCCCTGGGCACGCTCTACGCCGGGGCGAAGGCGCTGGGCGACGAGTTCTTCGtcgccgccgcgcccgaccgcGACGCGATCCTCTGCCCGGCGATCCCCTCGGCcgcgctcgcgctgctgctcgcgggcgagccggccgcggcggcggcggccaccccgccgcccgccgcgcccgCCCCGCCGAAGCGGTACTTCCGGTGCGCGGGCCCGTACGGGACGTCGTGCCGCGGGAACCCGACGTGCGTGACGGACGTGGCCGGCCTGCCGTGCCCGGTGTGCCGGCAGCCGATGACGGTGGAGATGCGGTGGAGCCCCGGCGACGCGCAGGGCAAGCTGGCGCAGGCGGCGGCCCAGGAGGCGGCGGCGTCTGCAGGAGCAGGAGGGTACGTGAAGGAGGTGGTGAGCTACCTGGTGATGGACGACCTCACGGTGGAGCCCATGTCCACCATCTCCGCCATCATGCTGCTCAAGAAGTTCAAGGTCGCCGACTGCTCCGCCCTGGAGGAGCTCACCGTCGACCTCGGCCACAAGGAGGCCGTGCTGCTGCTCAAGGCCGCGCTCGAGTCCAAAACGGCGCTCACCGACGTCTTCTGCGGCGGCGTCTCCATTGACAGGCTCGAGTGA